In Acinetobacter piscicola, a single window of DNA contains:
- a CDS encoding SDR family NAD(P)-dependent oxidoreductase, with translation MGIFFKTKKPSQNSYAVVTGAGSGIGRSFAMELAKRGGTIVCADINLDAAQETVHLIASQTSGQAFAVQCDVTDQTQVKALSENAEKLMNHAVTLVINNAGVGLGGKFDEVSLEDWQWCVNINLWGVIYGCHYFVPKFKQQGYGAIINVASAAGYTAAPEMTAYNVTKSSVLALSETLSAELRKDKISVNVLCPTLVPTNIMKNGRLPKQYAGVADDLLTNHAFTTSDKVAQKTLDNLDAGKLYTIPQPDAKLFWLMKRASPSLYAKMLGIGYPIFNRYFK, from the coding sequence ATGGGAATTTTCTTTAAAACAAAAAAGCCATCACAGAACTCCTATGCTGTCGTGACGGGTGCAGGCAGTGGTATTGGACGTAGTTTTGCTATGGAATTGGCAAAACGCGGTGGAACGATTGTTTGTGCAGATATTAATCTGGATGCTGCACAAGAAACAGTACATTTAATTGCAAGCCAAACTTCAGGTCAAGCATTTGCTGTGCAGTGTGATGTGACAGATCAGACACAAGTTAAAGCATTGTCTGAAAATGCTGAAAAGTTAATGAATCATGCAGTCACTTTAGTCATCAACAATGCCGGTGTAGGGTTGGGAGGCAAATTTGATGAGGTTTCACTTGAGGATTGGCAGTGGTGTGTCAATATTAATCTTTGGGGCGTGATTTATGGTTGTCACTATTTTGTCCCTAAGTTTAAACAACAAGGTTATGGTGCAATTATTAATGTGGCTTCAGCAGCAGGTTATACAGCAGCACCTGAAATGACTGCATATAACGTAACGAAATCAAGTGTGTTAGCACTTTCTGAAACGTTATCAGCTGAGCTACGTAAAGATAAAATCAGTGTTAATGTGCTGTGTCCAACATTGGTACCGACTAATATTATGAAGAATGGTCGTTTGCCAAAACAGTATGCAGGTGTTGCAGATGATTTGTTAACCAATCATGCATTTACAACGAGTGATAAAGTGGCACAGAAAACACTTGATAATCTTGATGCAGGCAAGCTTTATACCATTCCCCAACCAGATGCAAAACTCTTCTGGCTCATGAAGCGTGCATCCCCAAGTTTATATGCAAAAATGCTGGGTATTGGATACCCAATTTTTAATCGATATTTTAAGTAA
- a CDS encoding metal-dependent hydrolase, whose product MLFANPVKSIFSKVFTGSPFDLEKQTPIIPIRHMKFDFEPQKLDPKFFMDAELASAYFASLSIFLTYGEDLVIDTARYHRDFIQDPLLKQRVTSLIGQEAIHSKMHEEMNDAYMEIDLPVKFFRFLASKVFDYGFNRLPQPMKLSLMAGIEHFTAVLAEYMMNHEEIFFRSHDEKQRAIWMWHMLEESEHKDIAFDVFQTLSNNYWLRIAGFFPALITILVLISVASTIVPFYRKPSNLISWSYWKDIPHSFSLIFGLKDGVYGSTVKHIFDYLRPDFHPNDHDTTEFLEYYKDTLLNPETGVLAPYFVKEFIPALRN is encoded by the coding sequence ATGTTATTCGCTAATCCGGTTAAGTCTATATTTTCAAAGGTATTTACAGGTTCTCCATTTGACTTGGAAAAACAAACACCTATTATTCCAATTCGTCATATGAAATTTGATTTTGAGCCGCAGAAACTTGATCCAAAATTTTTTATGGATGCAGAGTTAGCGAGTGCATATTTTGCTTCATTATCAATCTTTTTAACTTATGGTGAAGATTTGGTGATTGATACTGCACGTTATCATCGTGACTTTATTCAAGACCCTTTACTGAAGCAGCGTGTTACCTCATTAATTGGTCAAGAGGCTATTCATTCTAAAATGCATGAGGAAATGAATGATGCATATATGGAAATTGATCTACCTGTAAAATTCTTTCGTTTTTTAGCGAGTAAAGTTTTTGATTATGGTTTTAATCGTTTACCTCAGCCTATGAAATTATCTTTAATGGCAGGTATTGAACATTTCACTGCTGTTTTAGCTGAGTATATGATGAACCATGAAGAAATTTTCTTCCGTTCTCATGATGAAAAACAACGTGCCATTTGGATGTGGCATATGTTAGAAGAATCTGAGCATAAAGATATTGCATTTGATGTTTTCCAAACATTATCAAATAATTATTGGTTACGTATTGCAGGTTTTTTCCCTGCATTAATTACCATTTTGGTATTAATTTCTGTCGCTTCAACCATTGTGCCTTTTTATCGTAAACCGTCTAATTTAATTAGTTGGAGTTATTGGAAAGATATTCCACACAGCTTTAGTTTAATTTTTGGTTTAAAAGATGGTGTTTATGGTAGTACAGTGAAACATATTTTTGATTACTTACGCCCAGATTTTCATCCAAATGACCATGATACAACCGAGTTCTTAGAATATTACAAAGACACTTTATTGAACCCTGAAACAGGTGTGTTAGCACCATATTTTGTTAAAGAATTTATTCCTGCATTACGTAATTAA
- a CDS encoding NAD+ synthase has product MKSFKVALAQFSPHIGNIEANVQKMIEQANQAKKQNANIIVFPELATIGYPAEDLLLRPSVNKRTAQAFEQLQSVKDIVMVFGFVNATEDGQRYNAAAVMKDGQILGIYNKQNLPNYSVFDEKRYFNEGHQHLVFEYLGHKFGVLICEDVWSLNTVQQLSQLNVESVLVLNASPYEVGKPQHRIATLQELAKQMNIHLIYTNQVGGQDDLIFDGSSFVINNTGNVALRAESYKEQLYIVDYEVENKAYKAVETTPALDTMAEIYQALVMSTRDYVERSGFPGVILGLSGGIDSALTLAIAVDAIGADKVQAVMMPYTYTSQISVEDAAEQAKRMGVTFGIAEIHPIVNSFMQTLYPFFGNSPADATEENLQARARGTLLMGLSNKFGNLVLSTGNKSELAVGYCTLYGDMVGGFAVLKDVYKTIVFELAKYRNSLSETAVIPERVITRPPSAELRPDQKDQDSLPAYDILDAILYAYIEEDQSQDDIIAKGFDKDVVEKVIKLVDRNEYKRRQGAIGPRISSRAFSRERRYPIVNGWKAGN; this is encoded by the coding sequence ATGAAAAGTTTTAAAGTTGCTCTCGCGCAATTCTCTCCACACATTGGTAATATCGAAGCAAATGTTCAAAAAATGATTGAACAAGCCAATCAAGCAAAAAAACAAAATGCAAATATTATCGTTTTCCCAGAACTTGCCACTATTGGCTATCCTGCTGAAGACTTATTGCTTCGCCCAAGTGTGAACAAACGTACAGCTCAAGCTTTTGAACAATTACAATCAGTTAAAGATATTGTGATGGTTTTTGGCTTTGTAAATGCAACTGAAGATGGTCAACGTTACAACGCTGCTGCTGTGATGAAAGACGGACAAATTCTCGGCATTTATAATAAACAAAATCTTCCAAATTATAGCGTTTTTGATGAAAAACGTTATTTTAATGAAGGTCATCAACACCTTGTTTTTGAATACTTAGGTCATAAATTTGGTGTATTAATCTGTGAAGACGTATGGTCACTCAATACTGTACAGCAACTTTCGCAGTTAAATGTTGAAAGTGTTTTAGTTTTAAATGCTTCTCCTTATGAAGTCGGTAAACCACAGCACCGTATCGCAACCCTGCAAGAATTAGCAAAACAAATGAATATTCACTTGATTTATACCAATCAAGTGGGTGGTCAAGATGATTTAATCTTTGATGGTTCAAGCTTTGTTATTAACAACACAGGTAATGTTGCTTTACGTGCCGAAAGCTATAAAGAACAACTTTATATTGTTGATTATGAAGTTGAAAACAAAGCCTATAAAGCAGTAGAAACCACGCCTGCTTTAGATACGATGGCTGAAATCTATCAAGCCTTAGTCATGTCTACACGTGACTATGTCGAACGTTCAGGTTTCCCTGGTGTGATTTTAGGTCTTTCAGGTGGAATTGACTCTGCATTAACTTTAGCCATCGCGGTTGATGCCATTGGTGCTGACAAAGTACAAGCCGTGATGATGCCTTATACTTATACCTCACAAATCAGCGTAGAAGATGCTGCAGAGCAAGCGAAACGTATGGGCGTGACTTTTGGCATCGCGGAAATTCACCCGATCGTCAACAGCTTTATGCAAACACTTTATCCATTCTTTGGTAACTCACCTGCGGATGCGACTGAAGAAAATCTTCAAGCACGTGCTCGTGGCACATTACTCATGGGCTTGTCGAACAAATTTGGAAATTTAGTTCTTTCTACAGGAAATAAATCTGAATTGGCTGTGGGTTATTGCACACTTTATGGTGACATGGTCGGTGGTTTTGCAGTCCTCAAAGATGTTTATAAAACAATTGTGTTTGAACTTGCAAAATATCGTAATAGTTTGAGTGAAACTGCGGTGATTCCTGAACGTGTCATCACGCGCCCACCATCAGCAGAACTTCGTCCTGACCAAAAAGATCAAGACTCTTTACCTGCATATGACATTTTAGATGCCATTTTGTATGCCTATATTGAAGAAGATCAAAGTCAAGATGACATTATTGCCAAAGGTTTTGATAAAGACGTGGTTGAAAAAGTGATTAAACTCGTTGATCGCAATGAGTACAAGCGCCGCCAAGGTGCAATTGGACCACGCATTAGCTCACGTGCTTTTAGTCGTGAACGTCGCTATCCAATTGTCAATGGCTGGAAAGCAGGGAACTAA
- a CDS encoding RDD family protein — MSSSAQAYIAGFWRRFFAFFIDSILVGIFCWVIASVSGDLLFKFPIVSIFVGYFIVILYFGLLNSRLHQGQTFAKQLLKIQVTQINGEYLAVLPSLLRAAILFAPTCLMSISNYMPATLAWGCTSLLAILQCLIVYFYLFNRHNRRSVHDFIAQSVVINTSPQPNQTVAKMWNKHLYFAGAFVLVSFTYSIWMFIEMGDFSATENPQLKSMQPEIISIKEIGDPNPEFTLRMFEIQVNDPKTLNNPFFAQQFVDNLQRLRPTAFAEKTNTMIVLISKFQFGLASKSHFNMYSVDKNEQGQNIAVEQMSSLDF, encoded by the coding sequence TTGTCTTCTTCAGCTCAAGCATATATTGCAGGTTTTTGGCGCAGATTTTTCGCGTTTTTCATTGATAGCATTCTCGTTGGTATTTTCTGTTGGGTCATCGCAAGTGTTTCAGGTGATTTATTATTTAAATTCCCTATCGTCAGTATTTTTGTTGGCTATTTCATTGTTATTTTATATTTTGGTTTACTCAATAGCCGCTTACATCAAGGGCAGACTTTTGCCAAACAATTACTTAAAATTCAAGTGACGCAAATCAATGGAGAATACTTAGCCGTCTTGCCATCATTGCTACGAGCTGCCATTTTATTTGCACCTACATGCTTGATGTCTATCAGCAATTATATGCCCGCAACTCTCGCATGGGGCTGTACAAGCCTACTTGCGATACTACAATGCCTGATTGTCTATTTTTATCTATTTAATCGCCACAATCGCCGCTCAGTACATGATTTTATTGCACAAAGTGTTGTGATTAACACCTCACCTCAGCCAAATCAAACCGTCGCTAAAATGTGGAATAAACATCTCTATTTTGCAGGTGCCTTCGTCCTTGTCAGCTTCACTTATAGCATTTGGATGTTTATTGAGATGGGTGACTTCAGTGCTACTGAAAATCCTCAATTAAAAAGTATGCAACCAGAGATTATCTCGATTAAAGAAATTGGAGATCCAAACCCTGAATTTACATTGCGCATGTTTGAAATTCAGGTCAATGACCCAAAAACTTTGAATAATCCATTTTTTGCACAACAGTTTGTAGATAATTTACAACGTCTTCGACCTACAGCATTTGCTGAAAAGACCAATACAATGATTGTACTCATTTCAAAATTTCAATTTGGTTTAGCATCAAAAAGTCATTTCAATATGTATAGCGTTGACAAAAATGAGCAAGGACAGAACATTGCTGTTGAACAAATGTCGAGTTTGGATTTTTAA
- a CDS encoding YfhL family 4Fe-4S dicluster ferredoxin, with the protein MSLIITDECINCDVCEPVCPNEAIFMGELIYEINPDLCTECVGHHDQPQCALFCPVDCIPNDPDHVESEEQLMDKYKKLIAQKSASN; encoded by the coding sequence GTGTCTTTAATTATTACTGATGAATGCATCAACTGTGATGTGTGTGAGCCTGTTTGTCCCAATGAGGCGATTTTCATGGGTGAGCTCATCTATGAAATAAATCCTGACTTGTGTACAGAATGTGTGGGGCATCACGACCAGCCGCAGTGTGCATTATTTTGTCCAGTCGACTGTATTCCAAACGATCCCGATCATGTGGAAAGCGAAGAACAACTGATGGACAAATATAAAAAACTGATTGCTCAAAAAAGTGCGAGCAATTAA